A section of the Trichomycterus rosablanca isolate fTriRos1 chromosome 6, fTriRos1.hap1, whole genome shotgun sequence genome encodes:
- the LOC134316394 gene encoding cytochrome c1, heme protein, mitochondrial: MAALRVVVLSRCSRGFLYTANRVQTPRASMSFASLPNRRKLALTTLGVLTTGGAGLALMLHQSVKASDLELHPPSYPWSHNGLLSALDHASIRRGYQVYKQVCAACHSMEYLAFRNLVGVSHTEEEAKTLAEEIEVVDGPDESGEMFTRPGKLSDYFPKPYSNPEAARAANNGALPPDLSYIVNARHGGEDYVFSLLTGYCDPPAGVSLREGLYYNPYFPGQAIGMAPPIYNEVLEFDDGTPATMSQVAKDVCTFLRWAAEPEHDQRKRMGLKLLMGSAILIPLVYYLKRHKWSVLKSRKIAYRPPK; the protein is encoded by the exons ATGGCGGCGCTCCGAGTGGTCGTGTTGTCCCGGTGCAGCAGAGGTTTTCTCTATACTGCAAACAGGGTGCAGACGCCGCGG GCCAGCATGTCATTTGCCAGCCTCCCAAATAGAAGGAAGTTGGCATTGACCACACTGGGAGTTTTAACTACCGGAGGAGCAGGACTGGCTTTGATGCTCCATCAGTCTGTTAAAGCCTCGGATCTAGAGCTGCATCCTCCTTCTTACCCCTGGAGCCACAATGGCTTACTTTCTGCCCTTGACCATGCCAG taTCCGCCGTGGGTATCAAGTCTATAAGCAAGTGTGTGCGGCATGCCATAGTATGGAATACCTGGCTTTCCGAAACCTGGTCGGAGTCTCTCACACGGAGGAGGAGGCTAAAACATTAGCTGAGGAG ATTGAAGTTGTGGATGGTCCTGATGAGTCAGGAGAGATGTTTACTAGGCCTGGAAAGCTTTCAGATTACTTTCCTAAACCTTACTCCAATCCTGAGGCTGCTCGTGCTGCAAACAATGGAGCTTTGCCTCCTGACCTCAGTTATATTGTAAATGCCag GCATGGAGGAGAAGACTATGTTTTTTCACTCCTTACTGGCTACTGTGATCCTCCAGCtggtgtgtctttaagagaagGACTTTATTACAACCCTTACTTCCCTGGCCAGGCAATTGGGATGGCGCCACCCATTTATAATGAGGTCCTTGAATTTGATGATG GAACCCCAGCCACAATGAGTCAGGTAGCTAAAGATGTATGTACCTTCCTGAGGTGGGCTGCTGAGCCAGAGCATGACCAGCGCAAACGCATGGGACTAAAG TTACTAATGGGTTCTGCTATTCTAATTCCGCTGGTCTACTACCTGAAGAGACACAAATGGTCTGTACTGAAGAGCAGAAAAATTGCCTACAGACCTCCTAAATAA
- the ahcy gene encoding adenosylhomocysteinase: protein MCDKLPFKVADISLAEWGRKAIDIAENEMPGLMKIREMYGPSKPLKGARIAGCLHMTVQTAVLIETLKVLGAEVQWSSCNIFSTQDHAAAAIAKTGVPVYAWKGETDEEYVWCIEQTIYFQDGQPLNMILDDGGDLTNLVHQKYPKLLQGIRGVSEETTTGVHNLYKMMKKGELKIPAINVNDSVTKSKFDNLYGCRESLIDGIKRATDVMIAGKVAVVAGYGDVGKGCVQALRSFGARVIVTEIDPINALQAAMEGYEVTTMDEACKEGNIFVTTTGCEDIILGSHFEQMKDDAIVCNIGHFDCEIDMKWLNENASEKINVKPQVDRYLLKNGRHVIVLAEGRLVNLGCAMGHPSFVMSNSFSNQVLAQIELWSNTSKYKVGVYFLPKKLDEKVAAAHLDKLGVRLTKLTDKQAKYLGLPCEGPFKPDHYRY, encoded by the exons CTGATATTAGTCTGGCAGAGTGGGGACGTAAGGCAATTGacattgctgagaatgagatGCCTGGACTAATGAAGATACGGGAGATGTATGGGCCATCAAAACCTCTAAAGGGAGCACGCATTGCCGGCTGTCTGCACATGACCGTTCAGACTGCTGTGCTTATTGAGACCCTCAAAGTCCTTGGAGCTGAG GTTCAGTGGTCTAGCTGTAACATTTTCTCAACCCAAGATCACGCTGCTGCTGCCATTGCCAAGACCGGTGTTCCAG TTTATGCTTGGAAAGGGGAGACAGATGAGGAGTATGTGTGGTGCATTGAGCAGACAATCTACTTCCAGGATGGTCAGCCCCTCAACATGATCCTTGATGATGGTGGAGATCTAACCAACCTTGTGCATCAGAAATACCCCAAGTTGTTACAGG GAATTCGTGGTGTTTCTGAAGAGACCACAACAGGAGTTCACAACCTCTACAAGATGATGAAAAAGGGTGAACTTAAAATTCCTGCAATCAATGTAAATGACtctgtaaccaag AGTAAATTTGATAACTTGTACGGATGCCGTGAGTCTCTGATTGATGGAATCAAGCGGGCAACTGATGTGATGATTGCTGGTAAGGTGGCTGTGGTCGCTGGATATGGTGATGTGGGTAAGGGCTGTGTTCAGGCTCTTCGAAGCTTTGGTGCCAGAGTCATCGTCACAGAAATCGACCCAATCAATGCCCTGCAGGCTGCAATGGAAG GCTATGAGGTTACTACAATGGATGAGGCCTGCAAGGAAGGAAATATTTTTGTCACAACCACTGGCTGTGAGGACATTATTCTGGGCAG CCACTTTGAACAGATGAAAGATGATGCCATTGTTTGCAACATTGGTCATTTTGATTGCGAGATCGATATGAAGTGGCTAAATGAAAATGCTTCTGAGAAGATCAACGTCAAACCTCAG GTTGATCGCTACCTTTTGAAGAATGGACGGCATGTTATTGTTTTAGCCGAAGGCCGTCTTGTGAACTTAGGCTGTGCCATGGGTCACCCCAGTTTTGTTATGAGCAACTCGTTCAGCAATCAGGTGCTTGCCCAAATTGAGCTCTGGAGCAATACCAGCAAATACAAAGTTGGTGTCTACTTCCTGCCCAAGaag CTGGATGAGAAGGTAGCTGCAGCACACTTGGACAAACTTGGTGTCAGACTGACGAAGCTAACAGATAAACAAGCCAAATACTTGGGCCTTCCCTGTGAGGGTCCTTTCAAACCAGACCACTATCGCTACTGA